A single window of Syntrophorhabdaceae bacterium DNA harbors:
- a CDS encoding aminotransferase class I/II-fold pyridoxal phosphate-dependent enzyme — MKHFEDFTACRNQDIFQKANDFCIESENENLKPYVDALMVHTLSGARSRSLLEERDGNVHEVIMLGSNSYFTLTSHPDVVAAVKSACDQYGYGAGAVSLYAGMSDLHLKLERQIAEFHNTEDAILFSCGYATNVGVISALCGLGDVIINDAFNHASIFDGCRLSGADTQVYLHRNMRHLEKVLRRIPHSKKGRLIITDGVFSMDGDLAPLNEIVDLASKYSARVMVDDAHGLGVVGPTGRGTAEAYDVVDKIDLHVGMLSKTPGAIGGYCAGTKALVRYLRFYARTYFFSTSLPAPVVAGLIEVFRLLLEDKTDRKQLWTNVNRLREGLMRSGFNTGNSQSAIIPVIIGDETKVINFCNDLRVNGVYTNIVTYPAVRRKQCRLRLCVMSTLTERQIEQVLELFSTLGKKHGVI; from the coding sequence ATGAAACATTTCGAGGATTTTACGGCGTGTAGGAATCAGGATATTTTCCAAAAGGCGAACGATTTTTGTATCGAATCAGAAAACGAAAATCTCAAACCCTACGTGGATGCTTTGATGGTCCATACGTTAAGCGGAGCCAGGAGCCGCTCTTTACTCGAAGAGCGAGACGGCAACGTCCATGAAGTTATTATGCTCGGTTCCAATTCCTATTTTACACTCACGAGCCATCCGGACGTGGTAGCCGCTGTCAAATCGGCCTGCGATCAGTACGGCTACGGCGCTGGAGCCGTATCTCTGTATGCGGGCATGAGTGACCTGCACCTTAAGCTGGAAAGGCAGATCGCGGAGTTCCACAATACCGAGGACGCCATACTCTTTTCCTGCGGATATGCCACAAACGTAGGGGTGATCTCGGCGCTGTGCGGCCTCGGTGATGTAATTATCAATGACGCATTCAATCATGCCTCCATCTTTGACGGATGCCGCTTGTCCGGTGCTGACACACAGGTCTACCTGCACAGAAACATGCGCCATCTGGAAAAGGTACTCCGACGTATACCTCATTCGAAGAAAGGTCGCCTGATTATCACTGACGGGGTCTTCTCAATGGATGGTGACTTAGCTCCGCTTAATGAGATCGTGGATCTTGCCTCGAAGTATTCCGCTCGCGTCATGGTAGATGATGCTCACGGCCTGGGTGTTGTCGGCCCCACAGGTCGAGGCACCGCGGAAGCCTACGACGTCGTGGACAAAATCGACTTACACGTTGGAATGCTCAGTAAAACTCCTGGAGCCATAGGAGGTTACTGCGCAGGCACGAAGGCTCTTGTGCGTTACCTGCGTTTTTATGCCAGGACCTACTTTTTTTCCACAAGCCTGCCGGCTCCGGTAGTTGCCGGTCTTATAGAGGTCTTTAGATTGCTGCTCGAAGACAAAACGGACCGAAAACAATTATGGACCAACGTTAACCGATTACGCGAAGGTTTGATGAGATCAGGGTTCAATACGGGAAACAGTCAATCGGCTATTATTCCCGTTATTATCGGTGATGAGACTAAGGTTATCAATTTCTGCAACGATCTCAGGGTTAACGGTGTTTACACCAATATCGTTACATATCCCGCAGTGAGAAGAAAACAGTGCAGGCTGAGGCTCTGCGTCATGAGCACGCTCACAGAAAGACAGATCGAGCAGGTTTTAGAACTGTTCAGTACCCTCGGGAAGAAGCACGGTGTTATCTGA
- a CDS encoding NAD(P)-dependent oxidoreductase: MLSDNKRFVFITGGTGFIGSYTVDEFIGNNWHPIVLVHRTASPQLKEMERKGLITMVTGDAADEYALRSAFNETIRKCRCVPERVVHCAGRASDMGRDKDFKAINFDSLRYLTRIVSEFGVNKIVFISSTDVYGLKDFSHEQEEELTFFRHPSNPYPAYKIAAETWLRAHLAPERYSIVRPAAVWGAGDRTLTPRFVALLRKSPWIIHFGPWKGKNRWPLAHVRNVAAAIYIAATDEDLSGKAVHVLDTEYTSVDEFYRMLAMVYTPGKTFRSVSLPFWIGYSLGFAATTLSNLLRRDCPIFDPTLYGLYSASANLNFSNRHFLAYMKRANRQPITREQGLTELAKEVEQHTPIVRSSRPS; this comes from the coding sequence GTGTTATCTGATAATAAGCGATTTGTGTTTATAACGGGCGGCACCGGATTCATCGGCAGTTACACTGTAGATGAATTTATCGGCAACAATTGGCATCCCATCGTACTGGTTCACCGGACTGCAAGCCCGCAATTGAAAGAGATGGAACGCAAAGGACTCATCACCATGGTCACCGGTGATGCTGCGGACGAGTACGCCTTAAGATCAGCCTTCAATGAAACTATCCGCAAATGCCGCTGCGTTCCTGAACGCGTTGTCCATTGTGCCGGGCGGGCAAGCGACATGGGAAGAGATAAAGATTTCAAGGCAATCAATTTTGATTCTCTGAGATATCTGACAAGAATCGTGTCGGAATTTGGGGTAAACAAAATCGTGTTTATATCCTCCACGGACGTTTATGGGTTGAAGGATTTCAGTCACGAGCAGGAAGAGGAACTGACCTTTTTTCGTCATCCTAGTAATCCTTATCCGGCATATAAAATTGCGGCTGAGACATGGTTAAGGGCTCACCTCGCTCCTGAAAGATATTCGATCGTGAGGCCCGCCGCTGTGTGGGGAGCAGGCGACAGAACCCTGACGCCCCGATTTGTGGCGCTGCTTCGCAAAAGCCCATGGATAATCCACTTCGGCCCCTGGAAAGGCAAGAACCGCTGGCCTCTGGCCCACGTGAGAAATGTCGCCGCTGCAATTTATATCGCCGCAACAGATGAGGATCTTTCCGGAAAGGCCGTTCACGTGCTTGATACTGAATATACCTCTGTCGATGAATTCTACCGGATGCTGGCAATGGTTTATACACCCGGTAAAACGTTTCGTTCCGTGAGCCTTCCCTTTTGGATCGGGTATTCTCTTGGCTTCGCCGCCACTACATTGTCCAATCTGTTGCGTCGTGATTGCCCGATATTCGATCCAACCCTCTACGGTCTGTACTCGGCAAGTGCAAATCTCAATTTCAGCAACCGTCACTTTCTCGCATACATGAAGAGGGCAAACCGGCAACCGATTACGCGCGAGCAAGGACTGACAGAGCTGGCAAAAGAAGTAGAACAGCATACCCCGATAGTTCGTTCGTCTCGTCCCTCATAA
- a CDS encoding metallophosphoesterase, whose protein sequence is MINLTRRVRKTITALIGVFILALIPFSAIAQRQEPFAIVSDTHIRTGNYSVYSSFLRLMEQEKINMIIHTGDAIDSPGELRQWAKFLELTGPDKTLHLAPGNHDISGRRSLSVYLRFFPKTYYSFSEGDTLFVLLNTELPGEKASITGEQLAWLRTEIGKSFKYKFVFLHEPLYPIIAGHGLDRHPKARDDLHHLFVTHGVSLVVSGHDHLYGRTIKDGILYVTAATLGGWLPFGSKDYEAFRYIVAERNESGYSFRVIDMEGATRDQFVVGR, encoded by the coding sequence ATGATCAACCTTACTCGCCGTGTAAGAAAGACGATCACGGCGCTTATAGGCGTTTTCATCCTTGCGCTCATTCCATTCTCTGCTATTGCGCAGCGACAGGAACCCTTTGCGATCGTCAGCGACACGCATATCAGGACGGGAAACTACAGCGTGTACTCCTCTTTCCTGCGTCTCATGGAACAGGAGAAGATCAACATGATTATCCACACCGGGGACGCCATCGATAGCCCCGGTGAGCTCCGCCAGTGGGCGAAGTTCCTTGAACTTACCGGACCGGATAAGACGCTCCATCTTGCACCCGGCAACCACGACATATCAGGCAGGAGGAGTCTCTCGGTTTATCTGCGTTTCTTTCCAAAAACATATTATTCCTTCTCTGAGGGAGATACTCTTTTCGTTCTCCTTAATACAGAGCTTCCAGGAGAAAAGGCCAGCATTACCGGGGAACAACTCGCGTGGCTCAGAACAGAGATCGGGAAATCGTTCAAATATAAATTCGTTTTCCTCCACGAGCCGCTCTATCCCATAATCGCAGGGCACGGCCTTGACAGGCATCCCAAGGCGAGAGACGACCTCCACCATTTGTTCGTTACCCACGGGGTTTCGCTTGTCGTCTCAGGCCATGATCACCTCTACGGCCGGACCATAAAAGATGGGATTCTCTACGTCACCGCGGCAACGCTCGGCGGATGGCTCCCCTTCGGCTCGAAAGATTACGAGGCCTTCCGATACATCGTGGCAGAAAGAAACGAATCTGGCTACTCATTTCGTGTGATCGATATGGAAGGTGCGACAAGGGATCAGTTTGTTGTGGGCCGCTAA